Proteins found in one Streptomyces sp. NBC_00461 genomic segment:
- a CDS encoding glutamine synthetase family protein, with protein MTTLADPVPGGRPGDVERAGALAEELSGQGVHGVVLSYVDTAGVARVKSVPTARLASAAAWGVGMSPVFDTFLANDSIVSTDVLGSPDGDLRLYPDLDQLVALAGQPGWAWAPVDRITQEGEPHPGCSRTALRRIVSDAAERHGLTFKAAIEIEWAVGEGPAEGGEFVPALSGPAYSATRQVELSDCTADLLAALATQGVDVEQIHPEYAAGQFEISVGALDPVAAADRSVLVRQTIRAVARRHGLVVSFAPAVFAQGVGNGGHVHLSAWREGVNLHARGEGRYGMTADAESFTAGVLGHLPALTAVTAPSPASYLRLKPSQWAGVFTAWGRETREAALRVVTGTAGLRDQAANLEVKPVDLAANPYVALACLLSAGLEGLTSSAPLPEEITGDPARLDPTEAAARGVRRLPTSLIESVEEFRKDERLRAALGPVLADAVIAVRHGEIAAVHGLDDERVAAAYRWKY; from the coding sequence ATGACCACCCTTGCCGACCCCGTCCCCGGCGGACGCCCCGGTGACGTCGAGCGGGCCGGGGCGCTCGCGGAAGAGCTGTCCGGGCAAGGGGTGCACGGCGTCGTCTTGTCCTATGTCGACACCGCGGGTGTGGCCCGGGTGAAGTCGGTCCCGACGGCCAGGCTCGCCTCGGCCGCTGCCTGGGGCGTCGGCATGTCACCGGTGTTCGACACGTTCCTGGCGAACGACTCCATCGTCTCCACCGACGTCCTGGGTTCCCCGGACGGCGACCTGCGCCTCTACCCCGACCTCGACCAACTCGTCGCCCTGGCCGGGCAGCCCGGCTGGGCGTGGGCGCCGGTCGACCGGATCACGCAGGAGGGCGAGCCGCATCCCGGGTGCAGCCGCACCGCCTTGCGCCGCATCGTCTCCGATGCCGCCGAACGGCACGGCCTCACCTTCAAGGCCGCCATCGAGATCGAGTGGGCCGTCGGGGAAGGCCCGGCGGAGGGCGGCGAGTTCGTCCCCGCGCTCTCGGGGCCCGCGTACAGCGCGACACGCCAGGTCGAACTGAGCGACTGCACCGCCGACCTGCTGGCCGCGCTGGCCACGCAGGGTGTGGACGTCGAGCAGATCCATCCCGAGTACGCGGCCGGGCAGTTCGAGATCTCGGTGGGCGCCCTCGACCCGGTGGCGGCGGCCGACCGCAGCGTGCTGGTACGGCAGACGATCCGGGCGGTGGCCCGGCGCCACGGGCTCGTGGTCTCCTTCGCCCCGGCGGTCTTCGCCCAGGGAGTCGGCAACGGCGGCCATGTCCACCTCTCCGCCTGGCGTGAGGGCGTCAACCTGCACGCCCGCGGTGAGGGCCGGTACGGCATGACGGCCGACGCCGAGTCGTTCACGGCCGGAGTGCTCGGTCACCTCCCGGCTCTCACGGCCGTGACCGCGCCCAGCCCGGCGAGCTATCTGCGGCTCAAACCCTCCCAGTGGGCCGGGGTGTTCACCGCGTGGGGCCGCGAGACCCGCGAGGCCGCGCTGCGGGTCGTCACGGGGACGGCGGGCCTGCGCGACCAGGCCGCGAACCTGGAGGTGAAGCCGGTCGACCTGGCCGCCAACCCGTATGTGGCCCTCGCCTGTCTCCTCTCGGCCGGGCTGGAGGGCCTGACGTCGTCCGCTCCCCTGCCCGAGGAGATCACCGGCGATCCGGCCCGTCTCGACCCCACGGAGGCGGCCGCCCGAGGCGTACGGCGCCTGCCGACCTCGCTGATCGAGTCCGTCGAGGAGTTCCGCAAGGACGAACGGCTGCGGGCCGCGCTCGGGCCGGTCCTCGCGGACGCGGTGATCGCCGTACGGCACGGGGAGATCGCGGCGGTCCACGGGCTGGACGACGAGCGGGTCGCGGCGGCGTACCGCTGGAAGTACTGA
- a CDS encoding cytochrome P450, with protein MGFHLVDEGGEGRAEPDGTPLEALAPEPLLTRDYETRPGLVYERLRERHGPVAPVDLLGVPAWLVLGYRESLQVLQDDAGWPKGLENWRARTEGRVPADWPLGPSLEVNHVLIQGGPGHRTLRGAWDVALRPFQDPRNPQAKRLKSAVTGCADELITLLAQGGRTGLADLSAQFSRPLPLMAASHLLGFPGSQGDEALMDMWRVLDAGPDAEPALARLLVTLSELAAAKIEKPGDDFPSHLLAAHPDLSVDALARELFMLLGMTSDHVGILISNTVVEVISGDADGGVRTSQSAGMVRETMNRVVMRKPPLVNFVPRFAAEDSRLGNYTIRAGDPVWVSPAGAHADPLFAGRMAPGSSISSRAHLSWGAGPRQCPARELASTIAAAGVSRVFERFGHLELALPVDQLPWRSSPFMRGLRSLPVRYELSGPALPVPTAPAPGLPDAPAAPDQAARRRSSLWRYLAGLIRS; from the coding sequence ATGGGATTCCACCTGGTCGACGAGGGCGGCGAAGGGCGCGCGGAGCCCGACGGCACGCCGCTGGAGGCCCTCGCCCCCGAGCCCCTGCTGACCCGGGACTACGAGACGCGCCCAGGGCTCGTCTACGAGCGGCTGCGCGAACGCCACGGCCCGGTCGCGCCGGTCGATCTGCTGGGCGTGCCCGCGTGGCTGGTGCTCGGCTACCGCGAGTCGCTCCAGGTCCTCCAGGACGACGCCGGCTGGCCCAAGGGACTGGAGAACTGGCGGGCTCGCACGGAGGGCCGGGTGCCCGCCGACTGGCCGCTCGGCCCCTCCCTGGAGGTCAACCACGTGCTGATCCAGGGCGGCCCCGGCCATCGCACCCTGCGCGGCGCCTGGGACGTGGCCCTGCGCCCCTTCCAGGATCCGCGCAACCCGCAGGCCAAGCGGCTCAAGTCGGCCGTCACCGGCTGTGCCGACGAGCTGATCACCCTCCTCGCGCAGGGCGGCCGTACGGGCCTGGCGGACCTGTCGGCGCAGTTCTCCCGTCCCCTGCCGCTGATGGCGGCGAGCCATCTGCTCGGCTTCCCCGGCTCGCAGGGCGACGAGGCCCTGATGGACATGTGGCGGGTACTGGACGCCGGCCCGGACGCGGAACCCGCACTGGCACGCCTGCTGGTGACGCTCTCCGAACTGGCCGCCGCCAAGATCGAGAAGCCGGGCGACGACTTCCCCTCCCACCTGCTCGCCGCCCACCCGGACCTCTCGGTCGACGCGCTGGCCCGGGAACTGTTCATGCTGCTGGGCATGACCTCCGACCACGTCGGCATCCTCATCTCCAACACCGTCGTCGAGGTGATCTCCGGGGACGCCGACGGCGGAGTGCGTACCTCCCAGTCCGCCGGCATGGTCCGGGAGACCATGAACCGCGTGGTCATGCGCAAGCCGCCGCTGGTCAACTTCGTGCCGAGGTTCGCGGCCGAGGACAGCCGGCTCGGGAACTACACCATCCGCGCCGGTGACCCCGTGTGGGTCTCGCCCGCCGGCGCGCACGCCGACCCGCTCTTCGCCGGCCGGATGGCACCGGGCTCCAGCATCAGCAGCCGGGCCCATCTGTCATGGGGTGCGGGACCCCGCCAGTGCCCGGCCCGCGAGCTGGCGTCCACCATCGCGGCGGCGGGCGTGAGCCGCGTCTTCGAACGGTTCGGGCACCTGGAGCTCGCCCTGCCCGTCGACCAACTGCCGTGGCGCTCCTCGCCGTTCATGCGGGGACTGCGCTCGCTGCCCGTGCGCTACGAGCTCTCCGGACCGGCGCTGCCGGTACCGACGGCGCCCGCCCCCGGCCTGCCCGACGCACCCGCCGCACCGGACCAGGCCGCCAGGCGGCGATCCTCGCTGTGGCGGTACCTCGCGGGACTGATCCGGTCCTGA
- a CDS encoding amidohydrolase family protein produces MGAVGGAVREALAALPLVDHHCHGVVTADLTREGFEELITEGAAWPGISPFDSPVGVAVRRHCAPLLDLPRHASADVYLARRAELGRHEVQRRFLAASGTGTFCVDTGYAPEGLTTPAQLAGIAGGTAYEVVRLEGVAEAVAAKGVEPDEYADAFRTAAREAVGRPGVVAVKSVAAYRTGFDLDPVRPSDAEVTAAARRWSARGGRLDDPVLVRHLLWTAVDLGLPLQLHTGFGDNDIRLHRVDPTHLTDWLHLTSGTIPVLLLHCWPYQRQAAYLAAVFEHVYLDVGLTLHYVGPVRARAVLEEALEITPFRKLLYSSDAYGVAEFYCLGALAFRQGLAGLLQDRVDADELSLPDALRIAEWAGAHNARRVYRLSGTT; encoded by the coding sequence GTGGGCGCGGTCGGCGGGGCTGTCCGGGAGGCGCTCGCCGCGCTGCCGTTGGTGGACCACCACTGCCATGGTGTGGTCACGGCGGACCTGACCCGGGAGGGCTTCGAGGAGCTGATCACCGAGGGTGCCGCATGGCCCGGGATCTCGCCCTTCGACAGCCCCGTCGGCGTGGCCGTCCGCCGCCACTGCGCCCCGCTGCTCGACCTGCCGCGGCACGCGTCGGCCGACGTGTACCTGGCCCGGCGGGCCGAGTTGGGCCGGCACGAGGTACAGCGCCGCTTCCTCGCCGCCTCGGGGACGGGCACGTTCTGCGTGGACACCGGGTACGCGCCGGAGGGCCTCACCACTCCGGCGCAGCTGGCCGGGATCGCCGGCGGCACGGCGTACGAGGTCGTACGGCTGGAGGGCGTCGCCGAGGCGGTGGCGGCGAAGGGGGTCGAGCCCGACGAGTACGCCGACGCGTTTCGCACGGCCGCGCGGGAGGCCGTGGGGCGGCCGGGTGTGGTGGCGGTCAAGTCCGTGGCCGCCTACCGCACCGGCTTCGACCTGGACCCCGTGCGCCCCTCGGACGCGGAGGTCACCGCGGCCGCCCGGCGCTGGTCGGCGCGCGGTGGCCGGCTCGACGATCCGGTGCTCGTACGGCATCTGCTGTGGACCGCGGTCGACCTCGGCCTCCCTCTCCAGCTCCACACCGGCTTCGGCGACAACGACATCCGTCTGCACCGGGTCGACCCGACCCACCTCACCGACTGGCTGCATCTGACCAGCGGCACGATCCCGGTGCTCCTGCTGCACTGCTGGCCCTACCAGCGCCAGGCCGCCTACCTGGCCGCGGTCTTCGAGCACGTGTACCTGGATGTGGGCCTCACCCTTCACTACGTCGGGCCGGTGCGGGCCCGTGCCGTCCTGGAGGAGGCCCTTGAGATCACGCCGTTCCGCAAGCTGCTGTACAGCTCGGACGCGTACGGTGTTGCCGAGTTCTACTGTCTGGGCGCGCTCGCCTTCCGCCAGGGTCTGGCCGGTCTGCTGCAGGACCGGGTGGACGCCGACGAACTGAGCCTGCCCGACGCACTGCGCATCGCCGAGTGGGCAGGAGCACACAATGCCCGCCGGGTCTACCGCCTGTCCGGCACCACCTGA
- a CDS encoding helix-turn-helix domain-containing protein: MSPAAVPPVGARIRQARLAKGVSLRALAREVGVSASLVSQIETGKSQPSVSTLYGITTALSISVESLFDAYEDEIAAPPVVTASAGSGAPAVPATVLHALAAFAADPGRRIGPLVTPGEREVLELDSGVVWERLGHVPGADVDFLQVTYRPGGSSSSSGGLMRHAGTEYGCLTSGALVLTLGFDEYTLGPGDAVCFESTTPHRYRNDGAEPAVGVWFVFGQGAGQDVQ; encoded by the coding sequence GTGTCTCCTGCCGCCGTGCCGCCCGTCGGCGCGCGCATCCGGCAGGCCCGCCTCGCGAAAGGCGTGAGCCTGCGCGCCCTCGCGCGGGAGGTCGGCGTCTCCGCGAGCCTGGTCTCCCAGATCGAGACCGGTAAGAGCCAGCCGTCCGTGAGCACGCTGTACGGCATCACCACCGCGCTGTCGATATCCGTGGAGTCGCTGTTCGACGCCTACGAGGACGAGATCGCCGCGCCCCCGGTCGTGACCGCGTCCGCCGGATCCGGCGCTCCCGCTGTTCCGGCCACCGTCCTGCACGCCCTCGCCGCCTTCGCCGCCGACCCGGGGCGGCGCATCGGACCGCTGGTCACGCCGGGGGAGCGGGAGGTGCTGGAGCTGGACTCGGGGGTCGTGTGGGAGCGGCTGGGGCATGTTCCGGGCGCGGACGTCGACTTCCTGCAGGTGACATACCGGCCCGGTGGCTCCTCCTCAAGCTCCGGCGGCCTGATGCGCCACGCGGGCACCGAGTACGGCTGTCTCACCTCCGGCGCGCTCGTCCTCACCCTCGGCTTCGACGAGTACACGCTGGGTCCCGGCGACGCCGTCTGCTTCGAGTCGACCACCCCGCACCGCTACCGCAACGACGGCGCCGAGCCGGCCGTAGGAGTGTGGTTCGTGTTCGGCCAAGGGGCCGGCCAAGACGTTCAGTAG
- a CDS encoding RNA polymerase subunit sigma-70 yields the protein MDLERYRGELVAYCYRMVGSFHEAEDLVQETMLRAWKARERYDASRASVRTWLYRIATNVCLTALEGRARRPLPSGLGAPSEDPGAPLTPAFDIPWLQPFPDARYDVEARADLRLALVAAMQVLPARQRAVLVLREVLEFSAAEVAEQLGTTVAAVNSSLQRARAAVADVGGPGSVSEPDDAEAREAVQRYARAFEAADVPALVRLLTDAAVLEMPPVPLWYRGRRDYGLFMERVFALRGTGWVTRQLTAGGQPALAAYAPAPDGAHHLHTLQVFTVSGGQVAHNVVFADPRVFEAFDLPGEISSNGSARGR from the coding sequence ATGGACCTTGAGCGGTACCGGGGCGAACTGGTGGCGTACTGCTATCGGATGGTGGGCTCGTTCCACGAGGCCGAGGACCTGGTGCAGGAGACGATGCTGCGGGCGTGGAAGGCCCGTGAGCGGTACGACGCCTCGCGCGCGTCGGTGCGGACCTGGCTGTACCGGATCGCGACGAATGTGTGCCTGACCGCGCTGGAGGGGCGGGCGCGGCGGCCGTTGCCGTCGGGGCTCGGGGCGCCGAGCGAGGACCCGGGGGCGCCGCTCACGCCGGCCTTCGACATTCCGTGGCTCCAGCCGTTCCCCGACGCCCGCTACGACGTCGAGGCGCGGGCCGACCTGCGGCTGGCGCTGGTGGCCGCGATGCAGGTGCTGCCGGCCCGGCAGCGGGCGGTGCTGGTGTTGCGGGAGGTGCTGGAGTTCAGTGCCGCGGAGGTCGCCGAGCAGCTCGGGACGACGGTCGCGGCCGTCAACAGCTCGCTGCAGCGGGCCCGGGCGGCGGTTGCCGACGTGGGTGGTCCGGGCTCGGTCTCCGAACCGGACGACGCCGAGGCGCGGGAGGCCGTCCAGCGGTACGCGCGGGCCTTCGAGGCGGCCGACGTACCCGCACTCGTACGGCTGCTGACCGACGCGGCCGTGCTGGAGATGCCGCCGGTGCCGTTGTGGTACCGCGGCCGGCGCGACTACGGCCTGTTCATGGAGCGGGTGTTCGCGCTGCGCGGGACGGGCTGGGTCACGCGACAGCTCACGGCGGGCGGTCAGCCGGCGCTCGCCGCGTACGCGCCGGCTCCGGACGGCGCCCATCACCTGCACACCCTCCAGGTCTTCACCGTCAGCGGCGGGCAGGTCGCACACAACGTGGTGTTCGCCGACCCGCGGGTCTTCGAGGCGTTCGACCTGCCCGGCGAGATTTCTTCGAACGGATCCGCTCGCGGGCGATGA
- a CDS encoding SAM-dependent methyltransferase, with protein MSESHTPGGSARLNTGVAHNARVWNYWIGGKDNYQVDQQVGEQVAGMFPIIRDIARADRWFLGRAVRFLAEERGVRQFLDIGTGLPTADNTHQIAQRIAPDARIVYVDNDPIVLAHARTLLTGTPEGVTDYVDADVHDPAAILERAAGILDFTKPVAVMMLGILNFVLDTEKAREIVANVMAEVPSGSFLVLTHPTFDADLGGAGQIPAMKFWNENATPPITARSGEDIAAFFEGLDLLEPGLVSCSRWRADSESPAVVPQFGAVAVKP; from the coding sequence GTGAGTGAGAGCCACACCCCGGGCGGGTCGGCGAGGCTGAACACCGGGGTGGCGCACAACGCGCGCGTGTGGAACTACTGGATCGGCGGCAAGGACAACTACCAGGTCGACCAGCAGGTCGGCGAGCAGGTCGCCGGGATGTTCCCGATCATCCGGGACATCGCCCGCGCGGACCGCTGGTTCCTGGGCCGGGCGGTGCGGTTCCTGGCCGAGGAGCGCGGCGTGCGGCAGTTCCTGGACATCGGCACGGGCCTGCCCACGGCGGACAACACCCACCAGATCGCCCAGCGGATCGCACCCGACGCGCGGATCGTGTACGTCGACAACGACCCCATCGTCCTGGCCCACGCCCGCACCCTGCTGACCGGCACCCCCGAGGGCGTCACCGACTACGTCGACGCGGATGTGCACGACCCGGCCGCGATCCTCGAACGCGCCGCCGGAATCCTGGACTTCACCAAGCCGGTCGCGGTGATGATGCTGGGCATCCTCAACTTCGTGCTGGACACGGAGAAGGCGCGGGAGATCGTGGCGAACGTCATGGCCGAGGTGCCCTCGGGCAGCTTCCTGGTGCTCACCCACCCCACCTTCGACGCCGACCTCGGCGGTGCGGGCCAGATCCCGGCCATGAAGTTCTGGAACGAGAACGCCACCCCGCCGATCACCGCCCGCAGCGGCGAGGACATCGCGGCGTTCTTCGAGGGGCTGGACCTCCTGGAGCCGGGCCTTGTGTCGTGCTCGCGGTGGCGCGCCGATTCCGAATCGCCCGCCGTGGTACCGCAGTTCGGCGCGGTGGCCGTGAAACCCTGA
- a CDS encoding DUF427 domain-containing protein: MSPLPTERSLSTTPEGLTWEPSERWVRGRKGDVTVVDSRHPVLVWEPDLPVPQYAFPRADVRADLLRPAKNPHIGTHTGSQVFYDLEVEGEMLANAAWTFAADDLADHIAFEWFRRSGRGLDHWYEEEEEIFIHPRDPHKRVDAMASSRHVQVEIDGMLVADTRHPVLLFETGLPTRYYIPPEDVRLDLLEPTDHRTGCPYKGTAQYWSWHAGTDVPPNLVWSYPEPLPAVGPVQGLLAFFNETVDITVDGERLERPVTPFSAMLRPRSPRGQAPA; the protein is encoded by the coding sequence ATGAGCCCACTTCCCACAGAGCGGTCCCTGAGCACCACCCCCGAAGGCCTCACGTGGGAGCCCAGCGAGCGCTGGGTGCGCGGCCGCAAGGGCGATGTCACCGTCGTCGACAGCCGGCACCCCGTCCTCGTCTGGGAGCCCGACCTGCCCGTACCGCAGTACGCCTTCCCGCGCGCGGACGTCCGCGCGGACCTTCTGCGCCCCGCCAAGAACCCGCACATCGGCACACACACCGGATCGCAGGTCTTCTACGATCTCGAAGTCGAGGGCGAGATGCTGGCGAACGCCGCCTGGACCTTCGCGGCCGACGACCTGGCCGACCACATCGCCTTCGAGTGGTTCCGGCGCAGCGGCAGGGGACTCGACCACTGGTACGAGGAGGAGGAAGAGATCTTCATCCACCCCCGCGACCCCCACAAACGCGTCGACGCCATGGCCAGCAGCCGCCACGTCCAGGTCGAGATCGACGGCATGCTCGTCGCGGACACCCGCCACCCGGTGCTGCTCTTCGAGACCGGCCTGCCCACCCGGTACTACATCCCGCCCGAGGACGTCCGCCTCGACCTGCTCGAACCCACCGACCACCGCACCGGCTGCCCCTACAAGGGCACAGCCCAGTACTGGTCGTGGCATGCCGGGACCGACGTGCCGCCCAACCTCGTCTGGAGCTACCCGGAGCCGCTGCCCGCGGTGGGCCCCGTCCAGGGGCTGCTCGCCTTCTTCAACGAGACGGTCGACATCACAGTGGACGGGGAACGGCTGGAGCGCCCCGTCACACCGTTCAGTGCGATGCTCAGACCGCGCAGCCCACGTGGGCAAGCGCCTGCTTGA
- a CDS encoding NUDIX hydrolase family protein, with protein MTETTPGWLSADDLELARARMPILYVEAVPVRVDDSGEVTSVGLLLRIGPDGTVSRTLVSGRVLHHERVRDALLRHLEKDLGPVALPRIPASLQPFTVAEYFPTHGVTPYHDPRQHAVSLAYVVPVTGDCRPRQDALDLVWFSPQEAVSPAVESEMPGGHGVLLKQALAHVGCAV; from the coding sequence ATGACCGAAACCACGCCGGGCTGGCTGAGCGCCGACGACCTCGAACTCGCACGCGCCCGTATGCCGATCCTGTACGTCGAGGCCGTGCCCGTGCGCGTCGACGACAGCGGCGAAGTCACCAGCGTCGGCCTGCTGTTGCGCATTGGCCCGGACGGGACGGTCAGCCGGACGCTGGTCTCCGGGCGGGTGCTGCACCACGAGCGGGTCCGTGACGCCCTGCTGCGGCACCTGGAGAAGGACCTCGGCCCGGTGGCGCTGCCCCGGATCCCGGCGTCCCTGCAGCCCTTCACCGTCGCGGAGTACTTCCCGACGCACGGCGTCACGCCGTACCACGACCCGCGCCAGCACGCGGTGTCCCTGGCCTACGTCGTCCCGGTCACCGGCGACTGCCGGCCCCGGCAGGACGCTCTGGACCTGGTCTGGTTCAGCCCGCAGGAGGCCGTGTCGCCCGCGGTGGAGAGCGAGATGCCGGGCGGCCACGGAGTGCTGCTCAAGCAGGCGCTTGCCCACGTGGGCTGCGCGGTCTGA
- a CDS encoding potassium channel family protein has product MLPGFLARAVELLLGREGRSLHVKAAGAATAVLGVVMLIGSWAVVVAEHAALRANLRTYPQALWWSIETATTVGYGDFFPVTFGGRVIGTVMMIVGITTYGMVTAALATWFVGREQKRRHHLAHRAEELTEETVHALHERFDRIERMMAGKDE; this is encoded by the coding sequence ATGCTGCCCGGATTCCTCGCCAGGGCGGTCGAGTTGCTGCTCGGCCGGGAGGGCCGCTCGCTGCATGTGAAGGCGGCGGGCGCCGCGACGGCCGTCCTCGGCGTGGTGATGCTCATCGGCTCGTGGGCCGTCGTCGTCGCCGAGCACGCCGCACTGCGCGCCAATCTGCGGACGTACCCGCAGGCGCTGTGGTGGTCGATCGAGACGGCGACCACCGTGGGGTACGGCGACTTCTTCCCGGTGACCTTCGGCGGCCGGGTCATCGGCACGGTCATGATGATCGTCGGGATCACGACATACGGCATGGTCACCGCCGCACTGGCGACCTGGTTCGTCGGGCGGGAACAGAAACGCCGTCACCATCTCGCCCATCGCGCCGAGGAGTTGACCGAGGAGACCGTCCACGCCCTGCACGAACGCTTCGACCGCATCGAGCGGATGATGGCCGGGAAGGACGAATGA
- a CDS encoding dihydrofolate reductase family protein, translating to MSVIVIAFTTLDGIVTDPDGRGGTPGGGWMFRHGPEAVAGDKFRLGAVLDDGVMLLGRTTWEQFSQLWPGRDDPFAARMNAAAKLVATRTLTDVSAWANSRILDGDVVDAVKRERRDVIVIGSLSVVHMLMAEDLVDEYRLITFPTLLGTGDRLFPAGGPPVHLECESAEQAGPLVHTRYRRSGR from the coding sequence ATGAGCGTCATCGTCATCGCATTCACCACGCTGGACGGCATCGTGACCGACCCGGACGGCCGCGGGGGCACACCGGGCGGCGGCTGGATGTTCCGGCACGGCCCCGAGGCGGTCGCCGGGGACAAGTTCCGGCTCGGGGCCGTCCTGGACGACGGGGTCATGCTGCTGGGCCGCACCACCTGGGAGCAGTTCTCCCAGCTGTGGCCGGGACGCGACGACCCGTTCGCCGCACGCATGAACGCCGCCGCGAAGCTCGTCGCCACCCGCACCCTCACCGACGTCTCGGCCTGGGCGAACTCCCGGATCCTCGACGGCGACGTGGTGGACGCGGTCAAGCGGGAGCGGCGCGACGTGATCGTCATCGGCAGCCTGAGCGTCGTCCACATGCTGATGGCCGAGGACCTGGTCGACGAGTACCGTCTGATCACCTTCCCCACGCTCCTCGGCACCGGCGACCGACTCTTCCCCGCGGGCGGCCCGCCCGTGCACCTGGAGTGCGAGTCGGCCGAGCAGGCGGGCCCCCTCGTCCACACGCGCTACCGCAGGAGCGGGCGATGA